CAGCGCTGAGAGGAAGAAGACGGAGGTGCTGATGGAAGCGATGAGGAAGGCCATAGGAGTTAAGGTAAGGGAGATGAGGAAGGTTTACGAGGGCGAGGTAGTTGAGCTGGATGTGAAGACCGGCTCTAGCCCGTTTAACCCATTCGTGAAGGTGCCTCAGGAGGCTGTGATAACCCTAAAGACCACCAGCGAGGAGAAGAGGCTCAGAGTAGGACCTAACGTGGCTAGGCAGCTCGTTGAGTTCGGGGTGAGCGAGGGGGACGTCGTGATGATAGACGCGGAGAGCGGCAGGGTATCGAGGATGGGCAGGGCTAAGGAGTCCCACTCCTATGATCTAGAAGCTGAGCAGATAGTTCCTAGACCTGAAGGGACCGTGTTGAAGGAGAAGGAGTTCGTCTACGTGATGACACTCGACGACCTGGACAACATGCTCGCTAGGAGGAAGGGGGGAGGCATATTCTCCCTCCTCTTCGGCGTCGGTGAGAGGGAGATGGACCCCGAGGTGAGGGCCACCGTGGATCAGCAGGTCAGGGACTGGGTTGAGGCGGGGAGGGCTGAGATAATCCCGGGAGTCATGTTCATAGACGACGCTCACATGATGGACATAGAGGCGCTGAGCTTCGTAAGCAGGGCTATGGAGAGCGAACTGGTCCCCATAATAGTGTTGGCGACGAACAGGGGGATAACTAGGATAAGGGGGACTGAGATAGAGGCCCCCTTCGGTATGCCCCTGGATCTATTGGACAGGCTGGTGATAATAGTCACGGAAAAGTACAGCGGGGATGAGATAGAGCACATACTGAGGATAAGGG
This is a stretch of genomic DNA from Candidatus Korarchaeum sp.. It encodes these proteins:
- a CDS encoding RuvB-like domain-containing protein; translation: MEIEEISGVKAERIGAHSHIKGLGLDERGRAKLVADGLVGQVRAREAAGLVVRMAKEGRLSGKAVLLAGPPGTGKTAIAVAIARELGEGVPFIQLSGSEIYSAERKKTEVLMEAMRKAIGVKVREMRKVYEGEVVELDVKTGSSPFNPFVKVPQEAVITLKTTSEEKRLRVGPNVARQLVEFGVSEGDVVMIDAESGRVSRMGRAKESHSYDLEAEQIVPRPEGTVLKEKEFVYVMTLDDLDNMLARRKGGGIFSLLFGVGEREMDPEVRATVDQQVRDWVEAGRAEIIPGVMFIDDAHMMDIEALSFVSRAMESELVPIIVLATNRGITRIRGTEIEAPFGMPLDLLDRLVIIVTEKYSGDEIEHILRIRAREEGIELSEDALRFLRKLGEDRSLRYAVQILGIAGVKARSEGRKEVNQRDVEEVASRFSDVREAVEHLRKYEEELLR